From the genome of Pseudomonas sp. WJP1:
GCGCAACTGGTGATCATCCCGCTGCCGTCGACTTCCCATGAAGACCTGGCCCGGCACGTGGCGTCGCACCTGCGCGACGGTCAGGTGATGTTCCTGCCACCGGGCACCTTCGGCAGCTACGTGTTCGCCAAGGCCATGGCCGATGCCGGTAACCACAGCAAGGTCGCCTTCGCCGAAACCGGCACGCTGCCATACCTGGTGCGCAAGCATGGCGCCAGCGACCTGGTGATCAGCTGCTACGCCACCCGCCTGCCGACTGGCGTATTCCCCGCCAACCTGTCCGAGCATGCTTTTGCGATGTTGCGCGAGGCCTACCCAAGCGTCGAGCCGATCGAAGACGCCCTCAGCGGTGCGTTGATGAACGCAGGTCCCATCATCCACCCGCCGCTGATCATGATGAACGCAGGCCCTTTGGAGCATTTCGAAGCCTGGGACATTCACAACGAAGGCACCCAGCCGTCGATCCGTCGCGTGACCAACCAGCTGGATGCCGAGCGCATGGCCGTGCGCGAAGCACTGACCTACGGCGCACCGCACTTTCCGCTGGCCGATCACTACAACACCACGGAGGGCGAGGAGTGGATGTACGGTCGCGGTGCCCATGGCAAGCTGACCGACAGCGGCGACTGGCGTGAAGACATCGACCTGCAGAAACATCGCTACATGCTCGAAGACACCCGCCTGGGCCTGTCCTTCCTGGTGTCCGTCGGTCGCTGGGCCGGTGTGCCGACCCCGGTTGCCCAGGGCCTGCTGAGCATCGCCTCGGTCGTCGCCGGGCGTGATCTCTACGCCGAAGGCCGCACCCTGGAAAACCTCGGCCTGGCCGATCTCGACCGGGTGCAGATGAGCGAACTGCTGACCAAGGGCGTTCAATCATGAGCATCGAATTGCCTCAAGTCAGCGTGGTGGGCGCCGGCCGGATGGGCGAGGGCATTGCCCTGGCGTTCATCCATGCGGGCCTGCCGGTCACCCTCATCGACATCAAGGATCGCGCCGAGGAAGAGCGCCTTGGCTACTTCGAGCGCGTGCGCAACAACATCCGCGGCGAACTGCAGATGCTGGTACGCCTCGGCATGCTCCAGCCGGAACAGGCAGACATCGCGCTATCGCGCTTGACCCTGCAATCCCGAGACCGGGCCGCCGGGACATTGAGACAGTGCGAGCTGGTGTTCGAAGCCGTGCCGGAAGTCATCGAGATCAAGCAGCAGACCTTCGCCTGGGTCAGCGAGCATGTGCCGGCGTCGGCGATCATCGCGTCGACCACCTCGACCTTCCTGGTCACCGAGTTGAGCGAAATGGTCAGCACGCCTGCGCGCTTCGTCAACGCGCACTGGCTCAACCCCGCGCACCTGATGCCGCTGGTGGAAGTCAGCCGCAGCGCAGCGACCTGCCCGCAGGTGGTCGAACGACTGCTGCAACTGCTCAAGCGCATCGGCAAGGTGCCGGTGGTGTGCAATCCGGTAGCAGGCTATATCGTGCCGCGCATCCAGGCACTGGCGATGAACGAAGCCGCACGGATGGTGGAAGAGGGCGTGGCCAGCGCGGAAGATATCGACACCGCGGTACGCGTGGGCTTCGGTTTGCGCTTCTCGGTGCTGGGCCTGCTCGAGTTCATCGACTGGGGTGGCGGCGACATTCTGTACTACGCCTCGCGTTACCTCAGTGGCGCGCTGGCACCGCGTTTCGAGTCGCCACAGGTGATCGCCGATAACATGCAGAACGGTCGCAACGGCTTACGCGATGGCCAGGGTTTCTACGATTACCGTGAGCTGGACGTGGACGCCTATAAGCAACAGCGCATCGGCGCCTTTGTCAGCAAGCTGGCGTCGTCGGGGTTGACGCCAGCGTTTGATGGGGCGTTGCGGCAGGGCTGAGCAGCAGGGCCCGGATGCCGGGCCCTGATCCGTCAGGCGTTTTCGCGAGAAGGCTCGGCATCCTCGATAACCACACGCTCGAAGCGCCCGGCAAGTACCACATAACCAAAGATCCCCAGCAGGCCGTGGGCCGCCACAAACCATAGCGCCGAGTCGAATGATCCGGTCCTGGCAACAAAATAGCCAATGACCACCGGCGTTATGATCCCTGCGACGTTACCGATGCCGTTGAATACCCCACCACTCAAGCCCACCATGCTTTTGGGCGCTGTGTCGGACAATACTGCCCAGCCCACCGCCGCCAGTCCCTTGCCGAAAAATGCCAGGGCCATCAGGGCAATCACCATCCAGTTGGCGTCGACATAATTTGCCGATACCAGGCTGGAGGCGAGCGCCATGCCAATCACGAAAGGGGTCTTGCGGGCCCGGGAGGGATGAACGCCACGACGGATCAGGTAGTCGGAAACCACCCCGCCCAGCACACCTCCCGAAAAGCCGCATATCGCCGGCATCGCCGCCACCCATCCTGCCTGCATGATCGTCATGCCGCGTCCCTGGATGAGGTAGATGGGGAACCAGGTGATGAAGAAGTAGGTGAGGGCGGTGATGCAGTATTGGCCCAGGTAGATCGCCCACAGTGTCCGATTGTTGAAGAGCTGGGCGACTTCCTTCATGGTCAGTTTTGGCTTGGTGACCTTGCGCGTGGCTTCCAGATCCACCAGGGCACCGCCGTCGCGCATGTATTGCAGTTCGGTCTCGGTCAGTCGCGGATCACTGTGAGGCTCGTGATAAAGCGCGAACCAGAACACCGTCGCCACCAGGCCGAGCCCGCCCATCCAGATGAAAACATGTTCCCAGCCCCAGGAATGGGTCAGCCAGGCCATGAGCGGGGCGAAGACTACAACGGCCATGTATTGCGCGGAGTTGAACAGCGCGGACGCAGTGCCGCGCTCACTGGTTGGGAACCAGCAGGACACGATGCGGTTGTTGGCCGGGAATGCTGGAGACTCCACCAGGCCGAGCATGAAGCGCATGCCGAACAAGGTGAGCGCCGCCGTGGAGCCCACAAGCCCGATCCAGCCCACGGTGCCTTGCATCATGGTGAACAGGGACCACAAGAACAGGCTGCAACCGTAGACCCTTCTTGCCCCGAATTTGTCGAGCAGCCAGCCGCCTGGAATTTGTCCCAGGGCATAAGCCCAGGCAAACGCTGAAAAAATCATTCCGAGCATGATGGGGTCTATCCCCAATTCCTTGATCACGCCCGTACCGGCGATGGACATGGTTGCCCGGTCGGCATAGTTGAGAACGGTGACAATGAAAATCAGCGCGAGGATGACGAACCGGCGGCGTCCGACATGGGCTTTTTCAAACGCAGTCGCCAGGGGTGCGGTCTTGGAGGTCATGGTGCTCTCCGGCTTCCTTCGGGGGAAGTTTTATTGTTGGAGTGAGTAGCGCGCGTCGTTCAGCAAGCGACGGCGGTCGGCAGCGGCGAACCGGCAAAGCAGGCGTGCAGGTTGGCCAGCACGATTTCGCCCATGGCCAGTCGGGTTTGTTCGGTTGCGCTGGCGCGGTGCGGTTGCAGCACCACGTTGCCCAGTGAACGCAGGGCCTCAGGCACGCGGGGTTCATCGGCGAACACATCGAGGCCTGCACCGGCGATGGTGCCGTCGCTCAAGGCTGCTATCAGTGCTTGCTCGTCGACCAGCTTGCCGCGGGCGACATTGATCAGATAGCCATTGGCGCCCAGGGCCTGGAGCACAGCCGGGGTGATGATCGCTTCGCCTTTGTCGGCGGAGGCTGCCAGCATCAGCACATCGCTGCGGCGCGCCAGTTCGATCAGGTCGGGAACAAAGTGGTAGCCGCTTTGCGGCTGCTCACGCAGGTCGGTGTAATTGACCGTCATGTCGAATGCCTGGGCGCGCTTGGCGATCGCATGACCCACCCGGCCCAGCCCGACGATCCCGAGTTGAATGCCGGTCACTTTGCGTGCCAGTGGTTGTGCGACGGTGCCCCACTGGCCTTCACGCACGATGCGCTCGCCGGTGGCGAGATCGCGCAGGGTCATGATCAGCAAACCCATGCCCATGTCCGCGACGTCATCGGTCAGCACGCCGGGGGTGGTGGTCACCTGAACTCCGCGATCCGCAGCGTTCGCCAGATCCACGGCATCCGTGCCGATGCCGCTGATGGCGATCACTTGCAGCGCTGGCAGGCGGTTCATGATCGCATTCGGCAGGCCCTTGGCGCCGCCGGTGACCACACCGCGAATGCTGTGGCCTACCTGATTGAGAAATGTGTCCTGGTCGGCGGCCTCGTAGAGCCGGTGAACGGTGTATGACGCCTGGAGCCGGGCATCGATCAGATCCGGTACAGGTTGGGTGAGGAGGATATTGATCTTCACGTCGCGTTCCTTGAATTGGATTTATTGTGGCGGGCGACAAGCAGCTGCCTGCGTGTGGTTCAAGAGTAGGAAAACGATCGATGCTGGTCTAACATTGATACTGTATCGATCAATACAAGAATTGAATCATGGAGCTCCATCAACTTCGCTGTTTTGTCATGGTTGCCGAAGAGCTGCATTTCGGTCGGGCAGCCAAACGATTGTTCATGACCCAGCCCCCGCTGAGCCGCCAGATCCAGATGCTGGAACGTTCGCTGGGTGTCACCTTGCTTGAGCGCAGTAACCGGAATGTGCAACTGACGGTTGCCGGGCAGCATTTCCTGCGTGATGCCCGGCATGTCCTGGCCTACACCGAGCAGGCGGGAACGGCGGCCCGGCGCCTGGCGCGAGGGGAAGCGGGGCAATTGCTCCTGGGGTTTACAGCGGTCAGTGGATACCAGCTGATTCCCGGTCTGCTCGGGCATGCCGCGCAACGGCTCCCGGACGTAGGTTTTGAATTGCATGAAATGGTGTCGGGTGCGCAGACGGAAGCCTTGGCGGCAAGCATGATCGACGTCGGTTTCGTACGGCGAGCGGCGCCACACCTGGGGTTTGACTCGCAGTTGATTTGCAGCGAGCCGTTGCTGGTGGTGATGCCCAACGCGCACCCTTTGGCGCAGCAAACGACGATTGCGGTGGCCGATCTGGATCAGCAACCCTTCGTGATGTATTCGCCGGATGAAGGGCGGTATTTCTACGACTGCATCGTCGGCTTGTTCGCCATGGCGGGCGTTTCGCCGCGTTACCTGCACTACCTGGGGCAGACCCATTCCATACTCGGGCTCGTCCGTGCGGGCCTGGGGCTGGCGATCGTGCCAGCTGCCGCTCGTGAGCTTTACCTGGGGCATTTGCAGTTCCGTCCCCTTGAGGATGCTCAGCCGCGAGCAGAGGTGTACATGGTTTCCAGGCGCGACAACGACAACCCGGCACTGCCGCCGTTCCTGCGCATGGCGCAGGAGTACTTCCACGCACTCGGTTGATGCGCCAACCGGGTTTATCGGAAGGTGGCGTGGCGTAGACGCTCGCGGATGTTGCCCAGATGGAGATTCATGGCCGCCTTGGCAGCCACAGGGTCGCCATCGGCAATGCCCTGGTAAATCGCCTGGTGTTCGTGTTGCAGGCGCAGGCCGTACTCGATTCGATCCCCGCCATTCAAGGCGGCGCTATTGAGGCGCTTGCGGGGGATGAGATCGATACCGAGGTGGTCGGTGATGTCCACGAAGTAACGGTTATCCGTCGCCAGGGCGATCTGTCGGTGAAATTCATGGTCGGCCGCTGCCGCCACGTCACGACTGATGCCCGGGTCTTTCAGTATGTCGAGGGCCTTGTGCATGCATGCCAGATGCTGCGGATTTCGCCTTTGGGCGGCGAAACCCGCGGCTTCCACTTCGATACTGATACGCAGCTCGATGACGGCGAGTACATCTTCAAGGGAGGCATTGGCGTTGGGGTGCACGTCGCCATCGGGCGTGTCGCTGACGAATGAGCCGATACCGTGCCTGGTAATGACCAGCCCACGGGTTTGCAATTGCGAAATGGCTTCGCGCACGACGGTTCGGCTGACGCCATGCTCGGCCATGACTTGCGCTTCTGCAGGCAGTTTCTGCCCGGATTGCAGTGCGCCGCTGGTGATGCGCTCGCTCAGCACCTGGGCGAGTATGGACGACAGGTTTCTGGATTGGTTGAAGCCTTTTGGCCGGCGATGCAGGGCGTAGCAAGGCGCGATCATGATGGTGTCCCTATCAGCCCCAATGTGTATTGAGCCCGTCGATGGCCGTTGGCGTGATTTATGTTCAAAGGACGGCGGCGCAACCTTATGCGCCGCGTACCCGGCCAGACGAATTAGCCAATGGCGGCGTCGCTCCACTCGCTATTGACCAGGCGTTTGAGCCTGAGTGGATTGCTGTTTTGCAACGCTGGAGGTAACAGCGCGTCGGGATAGTTCTGGAAGCAAACCGGGCGCAGGAAGCGATCGATCGCCAGTGTACCCACGGAGGTGCCGCGCGAATCCGACGTTGCCGGGTAAGGCCCGCCATGCACCATGGCTTCACACACCTCGACGCCGGTGGGATAGCCGTTAACCAGAATGCGTCCGACTTTTTGCTCCAGCACGGGAACAAGCCATTGGTACTGTTGCAGGTCTGCCGGCTCGCCAATCAACGTGGCGGTCAGCTGACCCCGTAGCGAGTGAAGAGCGAGCTTGAGCTCGTGGTCGTCTGCCACTTCGATCACGATCGTGGTCGGGCCAAAGACTTCTTCCTGCAGCAGCTCGTCACCCTCAAGCAGCAGGCTCACATCCGCCTTGAACAGTTGTGGGCGGGCTTGATTGCCGGTCTGCTCAGAACCCGCCAGATGGGTGATGCCGGGGTGGGCGTGCAAGTGCTCCAGCCCTTTGCTGTAGCTGCGCAGGCCGCCTGCATTGAGCATGGTTTGCGGTGCCTGAACCGCCATTTGGCCTTGCAGATGCTCAAGGAACTGTGCGAACTGCGGGGATTTGATCCCGATCACCAAACCAGGATTGGTGCAGAACTGGCCGCAGCCCATGACCACGGAGGCCGCCAGATCCCTGGCCACTGTTTCACCGCGGGCGGACAGCGCGTCTGGCAGCAATACCACCGGGTTGATGCTGGACATCTCGGCAAACACCGGGATGGGTTGTGGGCGCTCTGCCGCCATCTTGCACAACGCGTTGCCGCCACCCAGCGAGCCGGTAAATCCGACAGCTTGAATGGCCGGATGCTTGACCAGCCATTCACCCACGCCGCTACCGAAAATCATGTTGAATACGCCCTTGGGCATACCGCTGCGCTCAGCCGCGCGAATGATCGCGCAGCCCATCTGGTCGGCTGTTGCCATGTGGCCGCTGTGCGCCTTGAAGACGACAGGGCAGCCGGCCGCCAGCGCGGCAGCGGTATCGCCACCGGCAGTGGAAAACGCCAAGGGGAAGTTGCTGGCGCCAAACACCGCGACCGGGCCGACACCGATACGGTATTGACGCAGGTCGACTCGCGGCAATGGCGTGCGATCGGGCAGGGCCAGGTCGATGCGCGCGCCGAGATAGTCGCCACGGCGCAGCACTTTGGCGAACAGGCGCATCTGGCCACTGGTGCGTGCCCGTTCGCCTTGAATGCGGCCTGCCGGCAAAGCGGTTTCCTGGCAGACGATGGCGACGAAGTCTTCACCCAGTTGGTCAATTTCGTCAGCGATGGCATCGAGAAACTCGGCGCGGCGTGCCGGGCTCAGTTGCCGAAACTCAACGAACGCGTTTTCGGCGGCCAGGGCTGCGCGGTCTACTTCTGCCTCGGTGGCTTGAAAAAAATCATAGGGCAGAGGCTGGCCGGTGCTTGCGTCCAGGCTCTTGAGCCGTTGTTCGC
Proteins encoded in this window:
- a CDS encoding MFS transporter, with protein sequence MTSKTAPLATAFEKAHVGRRRFVILALIFIVTVLNYADRATMSIAGTGVIKELGIDPIMLGMIFSAFAWAYALGQIPGGWLLDKFGARRVYGCSLFLWSLFTMMQGTVGWIGLVGSTAALTLFGMRFMLGLVESPAFPANNRIVSCWFPTSERGTASALFNSAQYMAVVVFAPLMAWLTHSWGWEHVFIWMGGLGLVATVFWFALYHEPHSDPRLTETELQYMRDGGALVDLEATRKVTKPKLTMKEVAQLFNNRTLWAIYLGQYCITALTYFFITWFPIYLIQGRGMTIMQAGWVAAMPAICGFSGGVLGGVVSDYLIRRGVHPSRARKTPFVIGMALASSLVSANYVDANWMVIALMALAFFGKGLAAVGWAVLSDTAPKSMVGLSGGVFNGIGNVAGIITPVVIGYFVARTGSFDSALWFVAAHGLLGIFGYVVLAGRFERVVIEDAEPSRENA
- a CDS encoding 2-hydroxyacid dehydrogenase, encoding MKINILLTQPVPDLIDARLQASYTVHRLYEAADQDTFLNQVGHSIRGVVTGGAKGLPNAIMNRLPALQVIAISGIGTDAVDLANAADRGVQVTTTPGVLTDDVADMGMGLLIMTLRDLATGERIVREGQWGTVAQPLARKVTGIQLGIVGLGRVGHAIAKRAQAFDMTVNYTDLREQPQSGYHFVPDLIELARRSDVLMLAASADKGEAIITPAVLQALGANGYLINVARGKLVDEQALIAALSDGTIAGAGLDVFADEPRVPEALRSLGNVVLQPHRASATEQTRLAMGEIVLANLHACFAGSPLPTAVAC
- a CDS encoding 3-hydroxybutyryl-CoA dehydrogenase gives rise to the protein MSIELPQVSVVGAGRMGEGIALAFIHAGLPVTLIDIKDRAEEERLGYFERVRNNIRGELQMLVRLGMLQPEQADIALSRLTLQSRDRAAGTLRQCELVFEAVPEVIEIKQQTFAWVSEHVPASAIIASTTSTFLVTELSEMVSTPARFVNAHWLNPAHLMPLVEVSRSAATCPQVVERLLQLLKRIGKVPVVCNPVAGYIVPRIQALAMNEAARMVEEGVASAEDIDTAVRVGFGLRFSVLGLLEFIDWGGGDILYYASRYLSGALAPRFESPQVIADNMQNGRNGLRDGQGFYDYRELDVDAYKQQRIGAFVSKLASSGLTPAFDGALRQG
- a CDS encoding LysR family transcriptional regulator, which encodes MMELHQLRCFVMVAEELHFGRAAKRLFMTQPPLSRQIQMLERSLGVTLLERSNRNVQLTVAGQHFLRDARHVLAYTEQAGTAARRLARGEAGQLLLGFTAVSGYQLIPGLLGHAAQRLPDVGFELHEMVSGAQTEALAASMIDVGFVRRAAPHLGFDSQLICSEPLLVVMPNAHPLAQQTTIAVADLDQQPFVMYSPDEGRYFYDCIVGLFAMAGVSPRYLHYLGQTHSILGLVRAGLGLAIVPAAARELYLGHLQFRPLEDAQPRAEVYMVSRRDNDNPALPPFLRMAQEYFHALG
- a CDS encoding NAD/NADP-dependent octopine/nopaline dehydrogenase family protein, whose amino-acid sequence is MKITVLGGGHGCYAAAVEMAEKGHQVRLWRRDSAALKELLAIGSLTIRDYRGTRQLSVGKAGDKLSLTDDLAEALGDAQLVIIPLPSTSHEDLARHVASHLRDGQVMFLPPGTFGSYVFAKAMADAGNHSKVAFAETGTLPYLVRKHGASDLVISCYATRLPTGVFPANLSEHAFAMLREAYPSVEPIEDALSGALMNAGPIIHPPLIMMNAGPLEHFEAWDIHNEGTQPSIRRVTNQLDAERMAVREALTYGAPHFPLADHYNTTEGEEWMYGRGAHGKLTDSGDWREDIDLQKHRYMLEDTRLGLSFLVSVGRWAGVPTPVAQGLLSIASVVAGRDLYAEGRTLENLGLADLDRVQMSELLTKGVQS
- a CDS encoding aldehyde dehydrogenase (NADP(+)) → MLTLLGQNFIAGERSADGEQRLKSLDASTGQPLPYDFFQATEAEVDRAALAAENAFVEFRQLSPARRAEFLDAIADEIDQLGEDFVAIVCQETALPAGRIQGERARTSGQMRLFAKVLRRGDYLGARIDLALPDRTPLPRVDLRQYRIGVGPVAVFGASNFPLAFSTAGGDTAAALAAGCPVVFKAHSGHMATADQMGCAIIRAAERSGMPKGVFNMIFGSGVGEWLVKHPAIQAVGFTGSLGGGNALCKMAAERPQPIPVFAEMSSINPVVLLPDALSARGETVARDLAASVVMGCGQFCTNPGLVIGIKSPQFAQFLEHLQGQMAVQAPQTMLNAGGLRSYSKGLEHLHAHPGITHLAGSEQTGNQARPQLFKADVSLLLEGDELLQEEVFGPTTIVIEVADDHELKLALHSLRGQLTATLIGEPADLQQYQWLVPVLEQKVGRILVNGYPTGVEVCEAMVHGGPYPATSDSRGTSVGTLAIDRFLRPVCFQNYPDALLPPALQNSNPLRLKRLVNSEWSDAAIG
- a CDS encoding FadR/GntR family transcriptional regulator, with translation MIAPCYALHRRPKGFNQSRNLSSILAQVLSERITSGALQSGQKLPAEAQVMAEHGVSRTVVREAISQLQTRGLVITRHGIGSFVSDTPDGDVHPNANASLEDVLAVIELRISIEVEAAGFAAQRRNPQHLACMHKALDILKDPGISRDVAAAADHEFHRQIALATDNRYFVDITDHLGIDLIPRKRLNSAALNGGDRIEYGLRLQHEHQAIYQGIADGDPVAAKAAMNLHLGNIRERLRHATFR